The Brassica rapa cultivar Chiifu-401-42 chromosome A10, CAAS_Brap_v3.01, whole genome shotgun sequence genome segment CGAAGTATTACAATGATTCCTTCTCTTATGACATATCCTTCAGCTTCTCTGTTGCTTTCTTCAACATTGTCTCTGTTGATAATCTGTGAATCAAAAAGATATTAAAACTATGGAAACTGATTATTAGTTTTACTTAGCTTGAATGTTAGTTACCATAACGTTTTGTCCAATCCTAGCATTCTTATCTACAATGGCTCTTCTTATTCGACTCTTTGCACCAATCCCTATTCGAATCtctgtcttcttctccttccctTTTCTTCTCGCATCTACTTCCATCTGTAGACACATTAATGTAAGCTGGTCTCAGCTACTCAGTGTAGCTTGCGATCCAAGAAACCATGTTTACCTCATAGATGTTAGAACCAACGATGATTGAATCTTCTATAAGCACATCATCTGCGATTCGTGTTCTCATCCCCACCACTGATCCTCTGATGACACATTTCTATTCCATCAACCCCAAAATCACAtacaacaagaagacatgagcTTTTGATCAACACAATGGCTGCTAGGGTTTGAAGAAGGGTTTtgtaaaattacattaagaATGCAACCGTCTCCGATGATACTGTCGGTTATTACAGCTTCACCCATTGAGCTTGGAGGCAAACACCGAGGCATTGTGTAAAGAGGACATTGTTTGTCGTAGAATCTGCAACtacaaaaagaagaaactttGACTTGAGTCACAAGTTTTCACATCTTAGAGTCATTAATATGTCTCACAAGGGTTTCCCCCACCTCTTAATGCTCTCCATGTTAGCTCTATAGTAAGCTCCAACGCTCTTCACATCTTCCCAATATCCATCAAACATATGAGCTTTCACCTGAATAAAAAAACAGAGGTCTTAAGACAAATATAGGCTATAATGTGTttagttcggttcggatttttggTATGGTTtggttataatatttattttaaaaatgaattaacCGATTATCGAACTGAATcgaaacaaaaaccaaaattttttgAAACCCTACCTACCGAATCAAACCGAACTAACtgaaaattttggtttggttcggttcaaaaTCTCAGACCTAAACGTAGCTTATGATTGGTTATTGTCTCTGTACCCTTTACCTTCATTCCATGAGAGATAGCACCAGGAATGATCTCACTGGCCATGTCTTTCGCTTGTACCAAACATTCTCTCAGAAGCTTCACCATCTGTTCTCTACCGATCACGTAAATCCCTGTGCTCGGAACATAGCAAGAAGAAGTTCCATCACTTCTTGTTCTGCTCTCAACCTGCAACTATTCACATTAGTCTCCATCTCATTAACGTTTATAGAGATATCTAACTTACGGAGATCGAATCTTGTTGACCCTTAAGGGGACTGATAGTGAATTTAGTGACGAGATTAGTGGAATCAACTTCCATTAAACCGAAGCCAGAGTCATGGTCTGTAGCAGAGCTTAACCCAACAATGGTTATATCAGCTTTGCTTCTTCTATGATCTTCTATTAGCGTATTGTAGTCCATTCTATAGAGATGATGTCCCGGAAGAACCAAGAACTCAGTCACTGGAAACTCCTCGAATACCCACAAGCACCTTCTAATCGCATCAGCAGACCCCTTTTTGTAACACACAGAGAAAACAAATGTTACTTAAGCAACACGCAACAGATCTAAAAACGGAGGAAGTTGATTTTTGACCTAACCTGAAACCATCCTTGAT includes the following:
- the LOC103844106 gene encoding inactive glucose-1-phosphate adenylyltransferase small subunit 2, chloroplastic isoform X2, which encodes MQIYSSSYSPYSTKITNLHMIRSSSNHNQERHNYNLKQIFVPNSCPNLSVSNTQQLPLNQSVAAIVFGGGPDSELYPLTKTRSKGAIPIAANYRLIDSVISNCINSDITKIYAITQFNSTSLNSHLTKAYSGFGLGKDRFVEVIAAYQSLEDQGWFQGSADAIRRCLWVFEEFPVTEFLVLPGHHLYRMDYNTLIEDHRRSKADITIVGLSSATDHDSGFGLMEVDSTNLVTKFTISPLKGQQDSISVESRTRSDGTSSCYVPSTGIYVIGREQMVKLLRECLVQAKDMASEIIPGAISHGMKVKAHMFDGYWEDVKSVGAYYRANMESIKRFYDKQCPLYTMPRCLPPSSMGEAVITDSIIGDGCILNKCVIRGSVVGMRTRIADDVLIEDSIIVGSNIYEMEVDARRKGKEKKTEIRIGIGAKSRIRRAIVDKNARIGQNVMIINRDNVEESNREAEGYVIREGIIVILRNAVIPNDSII
- the LOC103844106 gene encoding inactive glucose-1-phosphate adenylyltransferase small subunit 2, chloroplastic isoform X1 gives rise to the protein MQIYSSSYSPYSTKITNLHMIRSSSNHNQERHNYNLKQIFVPNSCPNLSVSNTQQLPLNQSVAAIVFGGGPDSELYPLTKTRSKGAIPIAANYRLIDSVISNCINSDITKIYAITQFNSTSLNSHLTKAYSGFGLGKDRFVEVIAAYQSLEDQGWFQGSADAIRRCLWVFEEFPVTEFLVLPGHHLYRMDYNTLIEDHRRSKADITIVGLSSATDHDSGFGLMEVDSTNLVTKFTISPLKGQQDSISVESRTRSDGTSSCYVPSTGIYVIGREQMVKLLRECLVQAKDMASEIIPGAISHGMKVKAHMFDGYWEDVKSVGAYYRANMESIKSCRFYDKQCPLYTMPRCLPPSSMGEAVITDSIIGDGCILNKCVIRGSVVGMRTRIADDVLIEDSIIVGSNIYEMEVDARRKGKEKKTEIRIGIGAKSRIRRAIVDKNARIGQNVMIINRDNVEESNREAEGYVIREGIIVILRNAVIPNDSII